DNA from Drosophila suzukii chromosome 2R, CBGP_Dsuzu_IsoJpt1.0, whole genome shotgun sequence:
AACGGAAAACAATATTACGAGTTTGGAcctgataattttaaaaatggatcTATTATAAGTGTAGTTTCATTTAGTCCCAAAGATATGCTTTTACGAGTAAAGAATCGCATCGGTAAAGAACACTGGGTCAGCGAAAATGTAATTCAGTATAAAAAAGATTCCATGTACTTCATACAGGAAATTGTTTCCGATGCCTTGAAAGAAGAAGAAATGGAAATCTACCAATTTTTAAGCTATCTTAACAAAACTAGGTGAAAAGTGATATTTATGAAACCAATAAAGTTATTAGAAAGTTTgggttaaaattaaaaaataatttggtATTGTTTTTAACCTTTGTcgatattaattaatttattaatgttttataggaaaaaaaaacatttatcaCTAATCTAGTGCGCCAAGGTTCACCCTAATTAAA
Protein-coding regions in this window:
- the LOC108008595 gene encoding uncharacterized protein, producing the protein MTSTSNILTIGSDTCETSEKVQKTSNPEAYFEFKFDKHMQKLLLGVKPQKPDETCVGRFAATETMRNGKQYYEFGPDNFKNGSIISVVSFSPKDMLLRVKNRIGKEHWVSENVIQYKKDSMYFIQEIVSDALKEEEMEIYQFLSYLNKTR